A region from the Maridesulfovibrio zosterae DSM 11974 genome encodes:
- a CDS encoding CgeB family protein, producing MRTYTAKLLKNDSDPVDICIEQDGKKKHMWGKFGPRKETDLSESINQDTIPLLIGSGLGIAAEILAQKKDRPILILDCETPIIKETGLKEKFKSYQNIIWITTSSPLSAARHINDLENNFKKKIQLLKIPFYQRLSSFYTNVEKLLLEQSRQKAEFDCWPKFQNEFPRILLLTSQYFLMGEIVSACQRQSIPHMFINMDAKEMDLEIFVRRISAAIKTFKPDFVLTVNHLGVDQEGVLNSLLQQFDLPLASWFVDNPMLILPLYKGQADSNTTIFTWDTDRMDSLSDMGFENIFHLPLGTDQTRFIPSGGCNKSQWARDISFVGNSMVYKTSRKREAARLTGALDEQWEKIAHRFGKESEQSVFNFLKTDFPNLLPHYEELKSPFRKLSFETLIIWQATLEYRLSCLKKTLSFYPLIVGDDGWKKILPETSSWEYHKELSYYNDLPQFYPCSKINFNCTSQQMKGAVNQRVFDVPACNGFILTDHRDQIETLFEPDKEIVIYRSQDEIPTLIDKYLNDGNARKSIIKAARKRILAEHTYDSRIETLIACMRQVYG from the coding sequence ATGAGAACCTACACTGCCAAACTACTTAAAAATGACTCAGATCCCGTTGATATATGCATAGAGCAAGATGGCAAGAAAAAGCATATGTGGGGAAAATTCGGTCCTCGTAAAGAAACAGATCTAAGTGAGTCGATAAATCAGGACACTATCCCGTTACTCATCGGTTCAGGACTTGGTATTGCTGCAGAAATTCTTGCCCAGAAAAAAGACCGCCCTATTCTGATACTTGATTGCGAAACACCTATAATTAAAGAAACTGGGCTCAAAGAAAAGTTTAAATCATATCAAAATATTATATGGATAACCACCAGTTCACCACTAAGTGCAGCCCGGCATATTAATGACCTTGAAAATAATTTCAAAAAGAAAATCCAGCTGCTGAAAATTCCTTTTTATCAACGCTTGTCTTCATTCTATACGAATGTTGAAAAACTGCTTTTAGAACAATCCAGACAAAAGGCAGAATTCGACTGCTGGCCTAAATTTCAAAATGAATTCCCCCGTATACTCCTACTGACCAGCCAGTATTTTCTAATGGGTGAAATAGTATCTGCCTGCCAAAGACAATCCATCCCGCACATGTTCATAAATATGGACGCGAAAGAAATGGATTTAGAAATTTTTGTAAGGCGCATCTCGGCAGCTATAAAAACATTCAAACCAGATTTTGTACTAACTGTTAACCATCTTGGAGTTGATCAGGAAGGAGTCTTAAACAGCCTGCTGCAACAATTTGATCTCCCCCTGGCATCATGGTTTGTGGACAACCCAATGCTAATCCTTCCGCTGTATAAAGGACAGGCAGACAGCAACACAACAATATTCACTTGGGATACTGACCGCATGGATTCATTAAGTGATATGGGGTTTGAAAATATTTTTCACCTGCCACTTGGCACCGACCAAACAAGATTTATACCTTCTGGAGGATGCAATAAAAGTCAGTGGGCTCGTGATATTTCATTTGTCGGAAATTCCATGGTCTACAAAACTTCTCGCAAACGGGAAGCAGCAAGACTAACAGGAGCTTTGGATGAACAGTGGGAGAAAATAGCACATAGATTTGGTAAAGAATCTGAACAGTCAGTTTTTAACTTTTTAAAGACTGATTTTCCAAATCTCCTGCCGCACTATGAAGAACTGAAGTCGCCATTTCGCAAGCTATCGTTTGAAACACTGATTATCTGGCAAGCAACACTTGAATACCGCCTATCCTGTCTGAAGAAAACACTCTCATTCTATCCGCTGATTGTCGGCGATGATGGATGGAAGAAAATATTACCTGAAACCAGTTCCTGGGAATACCATAAGGAACTTTCATATTATAATGACCTGCCTCAATTTTACCCCTGCTCAAAAATAAATTTCAATTGCACCAGTCAACAAATGAAAGGAGCTGTCAACCAGCGCGTATTCGATGTTCCTGCGTGTAATGGTTTTATCCTGACTGATCACCGAGACCAGATAGAAACACTTTTCGAGCCTGACAAAGAAATCGTAATCTACCGCTCCCAAGATGAGATACCAACCCTTATCGATAAATATCTCAATGATGGAAATGCGAGAAAATCTATCATCAAAGCAGCAAGAAAAAGAATACTTGCTGAGCATACATACGACAGCCGTATAGAAACTCTTATAGCCTGTATGCGCCAAGTATATGGATAA
- a CDS encoding SLC13 family permease — MEFSTIYIYNRAPLVLLFATGYILYRVIATVGLPEYFASKAIRMSRGRADVLLLSLMIVSAALSMFIPNAVTVLAMLPVIRRLDSELESMTTPLTLSIIYGANIGGMGSLIGSPANLLLMGALDFFKVPGRSQITFINWFIWAIPLVIFFLLLAWLLLRFIVPKVLQLPEMSEGKYEVDSFKKTGLKLFALFMAYWTCSSILREFVPIYRDYEPMVAVFFTAVYLWLIFSNKVLRFRDLLQGVPLRGIIFLVLLGLLVVVVHMLNFDKTAARAFISVLSHMNVGVQSEYTLYLVTALVVITLTEFLSNTVVSTAFFGITVHVAATYSLNALPLMVLVSAASTCAFMTPVATPCNSLAVGEMRGISLRIMFVLGVVLNISGALLLSVWIWRVLPVIYS; from the coding sequence ATGGAATTCTCTACTATCTATATATATAACAGGGCACCTTTGGTGCTGCTTTTTGCTACGGGATATATTCTGTACAGAGTTATAGCTACAGTCGGGCTTCCAGAGTATTTTGCGTCAAAAGCTATACGCATGAGTCGGGGCAGAGCAGATGTGCTGCTGCTTTCACTGATGATTGTTTCCGCAGCTCTATCTATGTTTATACCAAATGCTGTTACTGTTCTGGCCATGCTGCCCGTTATACGCAGGCTCGATAGTGAGTTGGAGTCAATGACTACTCCGTTGACTCTTTCAATTATATATGGCGCAAATATCGGGGGGATGGGGTCGCTCATAGGCAGTCCTGCAAACTTACTGCTTATGGGGGCACTTGATTTTTTTAAAGTACCCGGCAGGAGTCAGATTACTTTTATTAACTGGTTTATCTGGGCCATTCCTCTGGTCATCTTTTTTCTTTTACTGGCATGGCTGCTTTTAAGATTTATTGTACCCAAAGTATTGCAGCTGCCTGAAATGTCCGAAGGCAAATATGAAGTAGATTCATTTAAGAAAACAGGCTTGAAATTATTTGCCCTGTTCATGGCTTACTGGACTTGTTCCTCAATCCTTCGAGAATTCGTTCCTATATATAGAGACTATGAGCCTATGGTCGCAGTATTTTTCACAGCGGTTTATTTATGGCTGATATTCAGTAACAAGGTATTAAGATTCAGAGACCTGTTGCAAGGTGTGCCTTTACGAGGAATAATCTTTCTGGTTTTGCTCGGACTGCTTGTCGTTGTTGTGCATATGTTAAACTTTGATAAGACCGCTGCTAGAGCTTTTATTTCTGTCCTTTCTCATATGAATGTAGGTGTTCAAAGTGAATATACCCTCTATCTGGTTACGGCGTTGGTAGTTATAACCCTGACTGAGTTTTTAAGTAATACTGTTGTCTCAACGGCCTTCTTTGGAATCACTGTCCATGTTGCAGCGACTTACTCACTTAATGCATTACCTCTTATGGTCCTTGTATCTGCGGCTTCAACATGCGCTTTCATGACTCCGGTAGCTACGCCTTGCAACAGTTTAGCAGTCGGGGAGATGCGAGGTATCTCTCTGCGGATAATGTTTGTTCTGGGAGTGGTGTTAAATATCTCAGGAGCATTATTACTCTCTGTCTGGATTTGGAGAGTTCTGCCTGTAATATACAGTTGA
- a CDS encoding ATP-binding protein has translation MHNYVLEAIPTPEESREIARKAVHILKGFITDDDLLHDIDLVLTEGCSNVARHAYSTHAPCNRLELKITIIPDKSVSFEISDWGKGLCSELIDFSMPSPEAVGGRGMFIMSKLMDSFEITQINGKNTIKLTRNIKEEQWLRKE, from the coding sequence ATGCATAACTATGTGCTGGAAGCAATCCCCACCCCAGAAGAAAGCCGGGAAATTGCACGAAAGGCAGTCCATATTCTGAAAGGTTTCATCACGGATGATGACTTACTTCATGACATTGATCTTGTCCTGACAGAGGGCTGTTCAAATGTAGCACGCCATGCATATTCAACACATGCTCCATGCAACAGGCTTGAGTTAAAAATTACAATTATTCCTGATAAATCCGTTTCTTTTGAAATTTCAGACTGGGGGAAGGGGCTGTGCTCTGAATTAATAGATTTCAGTATGCCTTCTCCGGAAGCGGTTGGGGGAAGAGGGATGTTCATTATGTCGAAGTTAATGGATTCATTTGAGATAACACAAATAAACGGGAAAAATACAATCAAATTAACCCGCAATATAAAGGAAGAACAATGGCTGAGGAAAGAATAA
- the dtd gene encoding D-aminoacyl-tRNA deacylase, producing MRLVIQRTSGGKVEVEGTTVGEIGTGIMVLVGFGKEDTLELPNSKVWNMLIDKMIGLRIFEDAEGKMNLSLADIGGDILLVSQFTLYASCKKGRRPSFTAAAAPDLARELCDQFTKAVTQKAPAKVAKGQFGAMMNVDFVNWGPVTIMLDSNDFI from the coding sequence ATGAGACTGGTAATTCAAAGAACCAGCGGCGGAAAAGTTGAAGTTGAAGGAACAACAGTTGGTGAAATAGGTACAGGAATAATGGTTCTTGTAGGATTCGGTAAGGAGGACACCTTAGAACTTCCCAATTCCAAAGTCTGGAACATGCTTATTGATAAAATGATCGGACTAAGAATCTTTGAGGATGCAGAAGGGAAAATGAACCTCTCCCTTGCAGACATAGGCGGTGACATACTGCTGGTTTCACAGTTTACTCTTTATGCCTCATGTAAAAAAGGTCGTAGGCCGTCATTCACAGCTGCAGCAGCTCCTGATCTGGCAAGAGAACTTTGTGATCAATTCACCAAAGCAGTTACACAAAAGGCTCCTGCAAAAGTTGCAAAAGGACAATTCGGGGCCATGATGAATGTTGATTTTGTAAACTGGGGACCGGTTACAATTATGCTTGATTCAAACGATTTTATCTGA
- a CDS encoding motility protein A, whose translation MDIATLIGIVGGFGLIVATIFMGGNAAGFVDPPSAVVVFGGTFASAFIMFPMGVVLKAFKVALKGFFAKPQDPKAIIDQIVALSETARKESLVALEKVAIDDAYLKKGVILVADGTDGDLVRSIMEIEIDFMKKRHFQGQAVMKGMGTMAPAFGMIGTLIGLVNMLSNLSDPDAIGPAMAVALLTTLYGAVLANVMFLPLAKKLEERSFEESLYMEIMVEGVVSIQKGEHPSIVKEKLQAFLSPAMRDSTD comes from the coding sequence ATGGATATAGCAACCCTAATAGGTATTGTCGGCGGATTCGGCCTCATCGTAGCAACCATTTTTATGGGTGGTAATGCTGCAGGTTTTGTTGACCCGCCATCAGCTGTTGTTGTTTTCGGTGGAACCTTTGCTTCAGCCTTTATCATGTTTCCTATGGGCGTGGTTCTCAAGGCTTTTAAGGTTGCGCTAAAAGGTTTTTTTGCCAAACCTCAGGACCCTAAAGCCATAATAGATCAGATAGTTGCTTTATCTGAAACGGCCAGAAAAGAAAGTCTTGTAGCGCTTGAAAAAGTTGCCATTGATGATGCCTATCTCAAAAAGGGCGTAATTCTGGTTGCCGACGGAACGGATGGAGATTTGGTCCGCTCTATTATGGAAATAGAAATAGACTTTATGAAAAAACGCCACTTTCAAGGTCAGGCTGTCATGAAAGGAATGGGTACAATGGCACCGGCTTTTGGAATGATCGGAACACTTATCGGACTTGTAAATATGCTTTCGAACTTAAGTGATCCGGATGCAATTGGACCGGCAATGGCTGTAGCACTGCTTACCACTCTATACGGCGCAGTTCTTGCGAACGTAATGTTTTTGCCGCTTGCCAAAAAACTTGAGGAACGTTCCTTTGAAGAGTCTCTTTACATGGAAATCATGGTTGAAGGAGTTGTTTCGATTCAAAAAGGAGAGCATCCTTCTATTGTAAAAGAGAAGCTGCAAGCTTTTCTTTCCCCTGCAATGCGTGATTCTACAGATTAA
- a CDS encoding OmpA family protein translates to MAKIVVLKPKDDSPPPEEGLPPWMATFADMVTLLLCFFVLLLSFANNDVAKFKELLGSIQGAFGVRQERKMDEHLALTPADVERKEVKMDSNDKRLLGLVLRIKALLDQDDATRKSSGVKADQDGVLVTSESASLFTPGSATLKPEAKKILNKVISILKDHNYNLVVRGHTDNSESGSRKYPTNWELSAARAASALRYIIEQGGIDPKRLKAVGYADTQPLVKNDTPQNRQRNRRLEFFYHKPAQDSW, encoded by the coding sequence ATGGCAAAAATTGTTGTTCTCAAACCAAAGGACGATAGTCCTCCTCCAGAAGAAGGACTCCCACCGTGGATGGCTACATTTGCGGATATGGTTACCCTTTTACTGTGCTTTTTTGTTCTTCTACTTTCATTTGCCAATAATGATGTTGCAAAGTTCAAAGAACTTCTAGGTTCCATACAAGGGGCATTTGGCGTCAGGCAAGAACGCAAAATGGATGAACATCTTGCTCTCACTCCTGCAGATGTAGAACGTAAAGAAGTCAAAATGGACAGCAATGACAAGCGTCTTTTAGGTCTTGTATTACGTATTAAAGCTCTACTAGATCAAGATGATGCGACGCGTAAATCCTCAGGAGTAAAGGCTGATCAGGACGGAGTCCTTGTGACCAGCGAGTCAGCATCTTTATTCACACCAGGCTCAGCTACATTAAAGCCGGAAGCTAAAAAAATATTAAATAAAGTTATCAGCATACTTAAAGATCATAATTACAATCTGGTTGTACGAGGTCATACCGATAACTCTGAATCAGGGTCACGAAAATATCCAACTAACTGGGAACTGTCAGCAGCAAGAGCAGCAAGCGCTCTACGCTACATAATTGAACAAGGCGGAATTGACCCTAAAAGGCTAAAAGCTGTAGGTTACGCAGACACTCAGCCTCTGGTAAAAAATGACACTCCTCAGAATCGTCAGAGAAATAGACGCCTTGAATTTTTCTATCACAAACCGGCTCAGGATTCGTGGTAG
- the dnaE gene encoding DNA polymerase III subunit alpha codes for MSEFVHLHVHTEYSLLDGAIRIKDLCQQAKDFGMPAVAITDHGTMFGAVNFYMTALEMGIKPIIGCEVYVAPGDIDDENAHISKERRERYHLVLLAKNQQGYKNIIKLCSLGYLEGFHYKPRVSKYLLNKYSEGIIALSACLAGEVCRTLTTVGLDAGVDMARQYADIFPNNFYIEVQANGLRDQEIANELLIQCAEKTGLPLVATNDCHYLTQEDYEAHDLLLCIQTQTTVDAEKRMRMDTDQLYFKQQEEFEQYFAHVPEAIANTQKIAEMCNLEIELGNYYFPEYELSEGMTIDTEFVKLCKEGLKKRIELAPYEIDEKVYWDRLDYELGVIIEMGFPAYFLIVQDFINWAKNNRIPVGPGRGSAAGSIVAWALRITNIDPLPYDLLFERFLNVERISMPDIDVDFCERRRLEVVKYCSQKYGWDHVAQITTFGTMKAKAVIKDVGRAMGMHFSETDPIAKLIPDDPALLAKMMGVKKAKINVENAVKGVPELQNMVDTNPKIAKLIDIAKRLEGMSRHASTHAAGVVISDKPMTDYLPLYKGKKGEIVTQFDMKKVEKVGLIKFDFLGLRTMTVVEDCLDIIREQGKDAPDLDTLALDDPDTYDIFCKGDTDGVFQVESSGMRKYLRMLRPNCFEDIIAMLALYRPGPLGSGMVDEFIKRKHGEIEVSYLWPTLEPSLAPTYGVIVYQEQVMAAAMTIANYSLGEGDLLRRAMGKKIPEEMAKHRVRFLEGARENEIPEKTANDIFDLMEQFAAYGFNKSHSAAYALISYYTAFLKAHFPVEFMAALMSTEMNNTEKIIMYINACRDMDVTVRQPDINLGLARFSVYDGDIIYGMAGIKNVGEEAIDEIVIERKNNGPFTSLIDFCTRVNLRRVTKRVAEYLIRAGAMDSLGVSRAGLIAALEKAFTYGQKKNKEKESGMLNMLDMLGGGGGSDSSEPVPLSFEEFNMEEMDDKEKLRLEKEALGFFLTSHPLLAFRHEMQRMGLVTIEDCKNMANGTQVRIGIIIPTFKEYITKKGDKMAFCQMEDMTGSGELTMLPNTYETAAQFLGQDQPLLVKGKIDLRDQEDAPDDAPKQAKILAEEVSLLETAQAGCQEAVPLPVHHKLCTEEGITELKAILGGYPGSAPVTLQLFLDEVVCTLRLGHGYNIRPNGDFWKEFNQWRKKSNNKSA; via the coding sequence ATGTCAGAATTTGTACATTTGCACGTTCACACAGAATACAGTCTGCTTGACGGTGCTATTCGCATTAAGGATTTATGCCAACAGGCCAAAGACTTCGGAATGCCGGCAGTTGCTATCACCGACCATGGCACCATGTTCGGAGCAGTCAACTTTTACATGACAGCCCTTGAAATGGGCATCAAGCCTATTATCGGCTGTGAAGTATATGTTGCTCCCGGCGACATAGATGATGAGAATGCTCATATAAGTAAAGAGCGTAGAGAACGCTACCATTTAGTTTTACTGGCTAAAAACCAGCAGGGCTACAAAAATATTATTAAGCTCTGTTCATTGGGCTATCTTGAAGGATTTCACTACAAGCCACGAGTCAGCAAATACCTGCTTAACAAATACAGTGAAGGCATAATAGCCCTTTCAGCCTGCCTTGCGGGTGAAGTGTGCCGCACTCTGACTACAGTGGGACTTGATGCCGGTGTTGATATGGCCCGGCAGTATGCTGATATCTTCCCGAACAATTTCTATATTGAAGTTCAGGCTAACGGGTTGCGTGATCAGGAGATTGCTAACGAACTGCTCATCCAGTGCGCCGAAAAAACAGGCCTGCCTCTTGTTGCCACAAATGACTGCCATTACCTTACGCAAGAAGACTACGAAGCTCACGACTTGCTGTTGTGCATCCAGACACAGACAACAGTCGACGCTGAAAAACGTATGCGCATGGACACTGACCAGTTATATTTTAAGCAGCAGGAAGAATTTGAACAATATTTCGCTCATGTTCCAGAAGCAATCGCCAACACTCAAAAGATTGCTGAGATGTGCAATCTTGAGATTGAGCTGGGCAATTACTACTTCCCGGAATATGAACTTTCAGAAGGTATGACCATTGACACAGAATTTGTGAAGCTCTGTAAAGAAGGTCTGAAAAAACGTATTGAATTAGCTCCGTATGAAATTGATGAAAAAGTATACTGGGACCGTCTTGATTATGAACTCGGAGTCATCATCGAAATGGGGTTCCCTGCCTACTTCCTTATCGTTCAGGATTTTATCAACTGGGCAAAGAACAATCGTATCCCAGTAGGACCGGGCCGTGGTTCTGCAGCAGGCTCCATTGTTGCATGGGCACTACGTATCACCAACATTGACCCACTCCCTTATGATCTGCTCTTTGAAAGATTTCTTAACGTAGAACGTATCTCCATGCCGGATATTGATGTCGACTTTTGCGAACGTCGTCGTCTTGAGGTTGTAAAATACTGCTCCCAAAAATATGGATGGGACCACGTAGCCCAAATTACGACCTTCGGAACAATGAAAGCCAAAGCGGTTATCAAAGACGTTGGTAGGGCAATGGGCATGCATTTTTCCGAGACCGACCCCATTGCCAAGCTCATCCCTGATGATCCGGCCCTGCTTGCAAAAATGATGGGAGTCAAAAAGGCAAAAATCAATGTTGAAAATGCAGTCAAAGGGGTTCCTGAACTGCAGAACATGGTGGATACTAATCCCAAGATTGCAAAACTTATCGACATTGCCAAACGTCTTGAGGGAATGTCCCGTCATGCTTCAACACATGCAGCGGGCGTTGTTATTTCCGATAAACCCATGACCGACTACCTTCCCTTATACAAAGGGAAAAAGGGTGAAATCGTAACCCAGTTTGATATGAAGAAGGTCGAAAAAGTCGGCCTGATTAAATTTGACTTTCTGGGCCTGCGCACCATGACAGTTGTCGAGGACTGTCTTGATATCATACGTGAACAAGGTAAAGACGCTCCAGATCTTGATACACTCGCACTTGATGATCCGGATACATACGATATTTTTTGTAAAGGTGATACAGACGGAGTTTTTCAGGTTGAATCATCTGGCATGCGTAAATATCTGCGTATGCTGCGCCCAAACTGCTTTGAAGATATCATTGCTATGCTTGCACTCTACCGTCCGGGTCCACTCGGCTCAGGGATGGTTGATGAATTCATTAAACGTAAACATGGCGAAATCGAAGTATCCTATCTATGGCCGACTCTGGAGCCTAGCCTTGCACCTACATACGGAGTTATCGTCTATCAGGAACAGGTTATGGCTGCGGCAATGACCATTGCTAACTACTCACTTGGAGAGGGTGACCTGCTGCGACGTGCCATGGGTAAAAAAATCCCTGAAGAAATGGCAAAACACCGAGTTCGTTTCCTTGAAGGAGCCCGTGAAAATGAAATCCCTGAAAAAACCGCTAACGACATTTTCGACCTTATGGAACAGTTTGCGGCCTACGGTTTTAACAAATCTCACTCCGCAGCGTATGCTCTGATTTCATATTATACAGCATTTCTTAAAGCTCACTTCCCAGTAGAATTCATGGCAGCTCTTATGAGTACTGAAATGAACAATACTGAAAAAATAATTATGTACATTAATGCCTGCCGGGATATGGACGTTACTGTACGCCAACCTGATATCAATCTCGGTTTGGCTCGTTTCTCAGTATATGATGGAGATATTATCTACGGCATGGCCGGCATCAAAAACGTAGGAGAAGAGGCTATTGATGAGATCGTTATCGAAAGAAAAAACAATGGTCCATTCACCAGTCTTATCGACTTTTGTACCCGTGTTAATCTACGCAGAGTAACCAAAAGAGTTGCCGAATACCTTATCCGTGCTGGAGCTATGGACTCACTTGGAGTGTCTAGAGCTGGTCTTATTGCCGCTCTTGAAAAAGCCTTCACATACGGCCAGAAAAAGAACAAAGAGAAAGAATCCGGTATGCTCAACATGCTGGACATGCTCGGCGGCGGGGGAGGAAGCGATAGCAGTGAGCCCGTTCCACTCAGCTTTGAAGAATTCAATATGGAAGAAATGGATGATAAAGAAAAATTGCGTCTTGAAAAAGAAGCTCTCGGATTCTTCCTGACCAGTCATCCCCTTCTAGCCTTCCGTCATGAGATGCAACGCATGGGACTTGTAACCATAGAAGATTGCAAGAATATGGCTAACGGGACTCAGGTCCGTATTGGAATCATCATCCCGACCTTTAAAGAATATATCACCAAGAAAGGCGACAAGATGGCTTTCTGCCAGATGGAAGACATGACTGGCTCAGGTGAACTGACTATGCTTCCCAACACGTATGAAACTGCCGCACAATTTCTCGGACAGGACCAGCCTCTACTGGTCAAAGGCAAAATAGATCTGCGTGACCAGGAAGATGCACCGGACGATGCACCTAAGCAGGCTAAAATTCTGGCAGAAGAAGTCTCTTTACTGGAAACAGCCCAAGCAGGATGCCAAGAGGCTGTTCCGCTTCCTGTACATCATAAGCTGTGCACGGAGGAAGGAATTACAGAGCTCAAAGCTATTCTGGGAGGTTATCCGGGGTCAGCTCCGGTAACATTGCAACTATTTCTGGATGAAGTCGTATGTACATTACGTTTAGGGCACGGATATAATATCCGACCAAACGGAGACTTTTGGAAAGAATTCAACCAGTGGCGAAAAAAAAGTAATAACAAATCAGCTTAA
- a CDS encoding STAS domain-containing protein: MAEERISISDGTLTLNCGKEVTIETIYDYKEQVEKESESAEIQIVIADLSEALFLDSSGIGFLVSLNSRLRSINKHMYLLQPSEQICKTLELVRLISFFTIIEDEREIP; the protein is encoded by the coding sequence ATGGCTGAGGAAAGAATAAGTATTTCTGACGGTACCCTTACTCTCAACTGCGGTAAAGAAGTAACGATCGAGACAATATACGACTACAAAGAGCAAGTTGAAAAAGAAAGTGAGTCTGCGGAAATACAAATAGTAATAGCAGACCTTTCTGAAGCTTTATTCTTGGACAGCTCAGGTATTGGTTTCCTTGTGTCTCTTAACTCACGTCTCAGAAGTATAAATAAACACATGTATCTCCTCCAGCCAAGTGAGCAAATATGCAAAACGTTGGAACTGGTTCGCCTTATATCCTTTTTTACTATTATTGAAGATGAACGAGAAATTCCTTAG
- the queD gene encoding 6-carboxytetrahydropterin synthase QueD, producing the protein MSKGIWKLKVKKDFSAAHQLRNYGGKCENMHGHNFGVEVEVKGNRLDSRVEILMDFKELKRDLSEVLETLDHKHLNSTEFFEHQNPSSENIARYIYKEMQKRVETEHVKMVYASVSEKDSSVASYSEE; encoded by the coding sequence ATGAGCAAAGGTATATGGAAACTTAAAGTTAAGAAAGATTTCAGCGCAGCACACCAGCTTAGAAATTATGGTGGAAAATGTGAAAATATGCATGGCCATAACTTCGGTGTTGAAGTTGAAGTTAAGGGCAATCGGCTTGACTCAAGAGTTGAAATACTCATGGACTTTAAAGAGCTGAAGAGAGATCTTTCTGAAGTATTGGAAACGCTGGACCATAAGCATCTTAACAGCACAGAGTTTTTTGAACACCAGAACCCTTCATCCGAAAACATTGCCCGCTACATATATAAAGAAATGCAAAAAAGAGTCGAGACCGAGCATGTCAAAATGGTTTATGCTTCTGTTTCAGAAAAAGATTCATCCGTAGCCAGTTACTCTGAGGAATAA
- a CDS encoding FapA family protein gives MPCLKHYFDPDFDYQNLKPVEKNDGSVDYYNMGYVQSVIKDQVLAQWEDEPEDGCPMGYRHFPEKKFPKGPNTKVNPEDINQLIATRNGYVFYNEDGLIMVKELLNVRGDVSLSTGNIFFVGDIIVHGSIKSGLDVKANNINVKRHIEQANVQAAGFLKCDGGIKGNSKALIQSKETLRTAFCENATLVSEGNIIIEKNCMHTKVYCEGKFAVKGRFAGGKCYSDQYVYIGEQLGGGLSTPSQIVAGYNPIYLLQIDKISDQVKSLTDTVETLQKVINNGHSTPSEYIEKIEKNEMKIRFLKNKKKKLWTKIQQAEKLECCRIMVEGIVKPGVEISIGQAFMQVDSPLENVFFYYENNEIKVGSPALKK, from the coding sequence ATGCCTTGCCTTAAGCACTATTTTGATCCGGATTTTGATTACCAGAATCTTAAACCTGTGGAAAAAAACGATGGGAGCGTCGATTATTACAACATGGGTTACGTGCAAAGTGTCATTAAAGACCAAGTTCTAGCCCAATGGGAAGATGAACCTGAAGATGGCTGCCCCATGGGTTATCGGCATTTTCCCGAAAAGAAATTCCCTAAAGGTCCAAATACAAAAGTTAATCCTGAAGACATTAATCAGCTGATAGCAACCCGAAACGGATATGTTTTTTATAATGAAGATGGCCTTATCATGGTCAAAGAACTTCTGAACGTTCGTGGGGATGTGAGCCTCTCAACTGGTAATATCTTTTTTGTAGGCGACATCATAGTACATGGTTCCATAAAATCTGGACTTGATGTAAAAGCTAACAATATCAACGTCAAAAGACATATTGAACAGGCCAATGTTCAGGCTGCAGGTTTTTTAAAGTGTGACGGTGGCATAAAGGGAAACAGTAAGGCTTTAATCCAATCAAAAGAGACTCTTCGCACTGCCTTTTGTGAAAATGCGACACTTGTCAGTGAAGGAAATATTATCATTGAAAAAAACTGTATGCACACTAAAGTATATTGCGAAGGTAAATTTGCTGTAAAGGGTAGATTTGCTGGTGGCAAATGCTATAGTGACCAATATGTCTATATTGGAGAACAGCTTGGAGGAGGACTCAGTACTCCCTCACAAATTGTTGCTGGTTACAACCCGATATATCTTTTACAGATTGATAAAATTTCTGATCAGGTCAAATCGCTTACAGATACAGTAGAGACACTGCAGAAAGTCATTAATAATGGACATTCCACGCCGTCAGAGTACATAGAAAAAATCGAAAAAAATGAAATGAAAATTCGATTTTTAAAGAACAAAAAAAAGAAATTGTGGACTAAGATACAGCAGGCTGAAAAACTGGAATGTTGCAGGATTATGGTCGAAGGCATAGTCAAACCCGGAGTAGAGATAAGCATAGGACAGGCTTTTATGCAGGTTGATTCTCCTTTGGAAAATGTCTTTTTTTATTATGAAAACAACGAAATAAAAGTGGGATCACCCGCATTAAAAAAATAG